One genomic segment of Hordeum vulgare subsp. vulgare chromosome 2H, MorexV3_pseudomolecules_assembly, whole genome shotgun sequence includes these proteins:
- the LOC123427956 gene encoding protein CutA 1, chloroplastic, with product MPLFPTPLRALFSPTTAASSTSALPPPRRPPLAGALLFLSLGAVAGCALSARRFPFVRAISSARMESTSTTVPSIVVYVTVPNREAGKKLSASIISEKLAACVNIVPGVESVYWWEGKVQTDAEELLIIKTRESLLNALTEHVKANHEYDVPEVIALPISGGNLKYLEWLKNSTREN from the exons ATGCCACTCTTCCCCACCCCACTCCGAGCCCTATTCTcgcccaccaccgccgcctcctccacctccgccCTGCCGCCGCCCCGTCGACCGCCGCTCGCGggggctctcctcttcctcagcctagGAGCCGTAGCGGGCTGCGCCCTCTCCGCCCGCCGTTTCCCCTTCGTCCG ggcaATAAGTTCTGCTAGAATGGAGTCTACTTCCACGACCGTGCCTTCCATTGTTGTATATGTGACTGTCCCAAATCGTGAAGCAG GCAAAAAGCTATCGGCTAGCATTATCAGTGAGAAACTTGCTGCTTGTGTGAACATAGTGCCTG GAGTTGAATCTGTTTACTGGTGGGAGGGGAAG GTGCAAACTGATGCTGAAGAGTTGCTCATCATCAAGACCAGAGAATCTCTCCTAAATGCCTTGACTGAACATGTCAAAGCTAACCATGAGTACGA CGTTCCTGAGGTCATTGCGCTGCCCATCAGCGGCGGCAACCTCAAATACTTGGAGTGGCTCAAGAACAGCACCAGGGAGAATTGA